The genomic region GAATTCCAGTGGCAACTGTCGCAATTGGTAAAGCTGGCGCAACAAATGCTGGGTTATTAGCTGCACAAATCCTGAGTGTATCAAATTCAGATCTTGCAGACCAACTACAGGTGAGAAGAGAAAAGATGAAGCAGATGGCAATAGAAATGAGTGATCAACTTGTATAAAAAGGTTATGCCTGGAAGCACGATTGGAATCATTGGTGGAGGACAGTTAGGGAGGATGATGGCCATTGCTGCGCGAGCAATGGGATATAAAATTGCGGTGTTAGATCCGACTCCCAATAGTCCTTGCGGGCAACTTGCTGATATTGAAATTACTGCTCCTTATCATGACCTTGACAGTATCAAAAAGCTTGCGAATATTAGTGATGTTATCACCTATGAATTTGAAAACATTGATCACCAAGCTTTAAAATGGCTATATGAAAATACATATTTGCCACAGGGTACAGAGTTGTTAAGAATTACTCAGGACCGTGAAACAGAAAAAAATTCTATCAATGAATTAGGTATAAAGGTTGCACCATTTGCAATCGTAAACACTAAGGCGGAGCTTGACCAAGCTGTTGAGAAAATTGGAACTCCCTGTATAATCAAAACTTGCCGAGGAGGCTATGACGGGAAGGGACAGCAGGTTGTTAGAATTCATGAAGATAAAGTTGCTGCTTACGACCTATTAACAACCGGTAAGTGTATTGTTGAAGGCTGGGTTTCTTTTGAGAAGGAACTTTCGGTAATTATTGCAAGAAACCCTAGTGGAGAAACAAAGACATTGCCCCTTGCAGAAAATATTCATAAGGATAATATTCTTCATCAAACGATAGTGCCGGCAAGAGTGGATGCCCAAGTAGCGGAGAAGGCAAAATCTGTTGCCAA from Bacillus mesophilus harbors:
- the purK gene encoding 5-(carboxyamino)imidazole ribonucleotide synthase, encoding MINLYKKVMPGSTIGIIGGGQLGRMMAIAARAMGYKIAVLDPTPNSPCGQLADIEITAPYHDLDSIKKLANISDVITYEFENIDHQALKWLYENTYLPQGTELLRITQDRETEKNSINELGIKVAPFAIVNTKAELDQAVEKIGTPCIIKTCRGGYDGKGQQVVRIHEDKVAAYDLLTTGKCIVEGWVSFEKELSVIIARNPSGETKTLPLAENIHKDNILHQTIVPARVDAQVAEKAKSVAKVIADGLGLIGTLAVEMFLVNDEIYVNELAPRPHNSGHYSIEGCVTSQFEQHIRAVCNLPLGDTTLLTPTVMVNLLGEHLEPTLEQYEFLGKGKVHLYGKEEAKLKRKMGHITFLGEDVEEILSDLSQLTIWNEKAEVKQ